The genomic window TTCTCACCGGTGACGAGGAAGCGGCGGCGTCGTATCGCGGCGCGATCACGGCGTTCGGGCCGCCGCATCCGCAAGCGCTCGGCGTGGTCGACGTGGGCGGCGGAAGCACCGAATACGCGATCGGCGAAGGGCCGGCGCCCAGCCGCACGATCTCGTGCGAGATCGGCGCGGTTCGCATGACCGAAGAATTGCCGCTCCTGGCAGGTCTCGATGGCGTGGTCGATCTGGACACGATCGAACGCGCGCGTGCGGTCGCGCGCGAGGCGCTCGCGCCGATCGCCGAGTTCGCGAAGGTCGCGCATCTGGCTCTGGTCGGTGGTTCGGCCACGACCGTCGCGGCGTTGCTGCGCGGCAAGAAGACGAAGATCGACACCTACGAAATCTCGCGCAGCGATCTGCAGCGCGCGCTCGTTCGGCTGTGCGCGCTGACGCTCAAAGAACGCAAGGCGCTCGACGGGATGAAGCCGCAGCGCGCGGACATTCTGCCGGCCGGCATCATCGTACTCGAAAGCGTGCTCGATATCGCCGGGCACGACCGCGCGACCGCGACCACCGCCGATCTCTTGCTGGGATATCTGCTCCAGCAGCGCGACCGGGCAGGACGAGCCGGGTACGGCCCCGGATGGAGTCCGCATGGAAGATCAGGCTATACACCAGCACATTGAGGACCTGGTCGCCGAGGAGCACCGGCTGCTCGCGCGCGGCGAAGCGGGGCGCCTCATGCCGCCCGAGCGTTTGCGTCTGGAAGAAGTCCAGGTGCAGCTCGACCGGTACTACGATCTGTTACGTCAACGCCGCGCGCGCCGCGACGCCGGACAAGATCCCGACGTCGTGCACATGCGCTCGGCCGATACCGTCGAACACTACCAACAGTAACCAGAGGCGACCGAAACCGGGATGATGGTGGAACAGGCAGACACAGCAGACTTGGGGTAAGCCCCTCGAGCCGCAGGATCGGAAACGCCCTGCGGGATGCGCTCAAATTCGGCGAACTCTAACTAGTTGTTACCCTGAGCGTAGGCGCGAAGCGCCGAAGTCGAAGGGCCGCTACACGACAACGCCGAGCTAAGCGGAATCGCACGTTCGTGCGATTCCCGAAAGTGTAGAGACTGGACGGGCGCGACCTAAACACGTTCGGCGATGCTGAACATGCATGGCCAAGGCACAGTCCGGACCACAAACGTGAACGCGGTAGCGAAAGCTATAGTGGTGCGAAAATCTGCAGCTGGAAACAGCGTCCGGGTTCGACTCCCGGTCATCCCAAAAACATTTTCCTTATCTTCCGCCGCACCGGCGCGGTCTTATGTGTCACCCTGAGCTTGTCGAAGGGTGGCACACACCTGGTTTGTCACGGACTTGTCACCGTGTCCGAGCCGCTTGAAATCGACGTTGTTGTATGTGACAACGACCCGTTGGTGCTTGCAGGCAGGCTTTAGCTCGTTTTTGTCCTGTATTCTGGACAAATCTGGTCGCCGCTGCTAGGATGAGCGAGAAATGGCGTTACCCAATCCCATCGCGCGCTTGAATGAGGCACTTCGAATCAACCTCGTGGTTCTGCGAGCGAGAGCCGGCCTTTCGCAGGCTGCGTTAGCGAAGCGCTCAGGCGTATCGCGGGCGATCATCTCGGAACTGGAACAGGGGCGCGGCGACGTCCGCCTTACGACCCTAGCACGCGTCGCACAAGCTCTTGGCGCCACCGTGAACGAGCTCTTGGAGCCGTGGCATCCCCGTCCGCCAACCGAGGACGAACTCGCCCGTCGCGCGCGGGAAGACGATTTTATCGACGCCGAAACCCTGCTCGCGGCGATGGACGAACGAACGACGACTCCCCGCTATAGCCGGCGTGGGCGCCGGCCGGCGAACCCCGGCGCCGTGAGATAATCTTCCCGTAACCCATTAGGGGCATAGACTTCGTTCCAACCCGCGCCTGGATCGAGACTGAGCCCTCTGACATCCTGAACTGTGCTTGTGGGGGGTTCGACTCCCGGTCATCCCATAAACTTTTCTCTCGTTGCCGGAGCCGTCTATGTCAAAGCTCGGGGCCACCCTGTTGATTGCAATCGGAGCGCTCGCCATAGTGATCGGCGCCCCGGGCGTGTATCTCGCGCTCTACGCATACGCGAACGTGGACGTTCTAAATGAGAGCAGCTTCTACATCACGGCCGGCGGCATTGCGATCGCTGCGGCCGTCGGCATACTGGCCGCATACAGCGCAGACCCGGAGCGGAGTCGATTTCCGTCTTGGGTCCTGAGTCTGGTCATCCTCGCCGGGAGCGTCCTGGGCGTCGGCTACGACACGGTGAATCGCTTGCAATTGGAACGCGAAAGAATGGCCGCGGTGCAGATGCAGTCCGCGCTGCGCCGTGAAAATGCGACCTTACAAGGCGAGAACGTGCGCATTAGAGAGACGGCGGCTAAGACCTACGCGTCGGCTCTTGCCCTCGATCGCAGCGGCTCCGCAGCGCTCGCGTCGATCCAACGCGAGACGGCCACGGCGGGCACGATCAACCAAGAAACGCTCGGCATCGCCGATCAGGCGCGCTCGCTACAGTCGTCTGCGATAGCTGCGCTGCTTCGCTTGAGACGCGACTGGCGAACCTCGCTTTGCGAAAAGCGCCCGCGCTGATTCTACTTTGCGCGCTGACGGGCATCGTCAGGACTCGCGTGCGTCGAGGTCCGCTCGCATGTAGGCGGCAATTGCCAACGCGTCGGGGTTCCCGAGTTTCTCCAAGCCCGCGATAACGCCGGCGACGTTCTCCGCCGGGTGGTGGCGATTCAATTTGAAGAGGCCGGTCAATTCCTCGACGCGCATCTCTAATCCGACGATTGCCTTGAGTTGCGATTCCAAATAATCCGGCGGGGCTTCGTCGATCGTCCAGTGCGAACCGGCGCGCGTCTCCTGCGCAACCGTGAGCCGTGCCACGAACTCGCGCAGCCATCCCGTGTCCTCGATGAATCGCACCCGACCGCGTGCCTCGACGGCGACGTAGTCGAACGTGGGCACCACCCGACCATTGATGCGCTTGGTGGCGTACCAGGTCGGCGAGACGTAGTGATCGGCGATACGAAAGAGCGCCGCGCCGCGGCCGTCGCCGCCGCGCCATTGGTTGTTGGCGCGAGCGATGTGACCTTCCAGGATCACCGCGTCGTCTTCGACGCGCGCGAGCAGCGGCACGTAGGTGACGACCGGCTCGCCCTCGGCAACGGTGATAAATGTCGCAAGCGGATGGCCGGCGATCAGATCGAGAAGCGGTGCGCGCTCGTCGGCGCGGACGTGTGGCGGGCGATAGGTCATTCGGTAGCGCAACCCTGGTTTGAGTGAGTGGGTACGTAATTTTCGTGAGTACGCTATTCTCCCCCATCATGCTGCGCGATTTGACGCTGGAGAACCGGATCGTCGTCTCGCCGATGTGCCAGTATTCCTCGACCGACGGGAACGCCAACGACTGGCACGTCGTCAACCTCGGCCACTTCGCCCTTTCCGGGCCCGGTCTGGTCTTTTTCGAAGCGACGCACGTCAGCCGCGAAGGGCGCATCACCGATCACGACCTCGGCCTCTATTCCGACGAGAACGAAGCGGCGATGGCGCGTGTGATCGCGTTCGTTCGCACCTGGACCAAGAGCAAGATCGGCGTACAGCTCGCCCACGCCGGCCGCAAGGGATCGACGGTGCCGCCGTGGCAGGGCGGCGGCCCCGCGAGCGGCGAGCACGCCTATCAAACCGTCGCGCCCTCCGCGCTGCCGTATTCGAATTGGCCGCCGCCCAAGGCGCTCGACGATGCCGGCTTGCAAAAGATCCGCAATGATTTCACTGCCGCGGCCAAACGCGCGCAGCGTCTCGGGCTTGACGTGATCGAGCTGCACTTTGCGCACGGCTATCTCGCGCACGAATTTCTCTCGCCGCTTTCGAACCGGCGCACCGACGCGTACGGCGGCTCGCTCGAAAACCGGATGCGTTTCCCGCTCGAGCTTTTCGATTCGGTTCGCGCCGCGTGGCCGCAACGCAAACCGCTCGGCGTACGCATCTCCGCCAGCGATTGGGTCGCGGGCGGTTGGGATCTCGAGCAGTCGATCGTGTTCGTCCGGGAACTACACAAGCGCGGCTGCGATTTCGTCGACGCCTCGAGCGGCGGCCTCTCGCCGGATCAGCAAATTCCGCTCGGTCCGGGCTATCAGGTGCCCTTTGCCGAGGGCATCCGGAAGGCAACCGGCATGACGACGTTTGCGGTCGGCATGATCACGCAGCCTGCGCAGGCCGAGGAGATCGTGAGCACCGGACAGGCCGATTGTATCGTGATCGCGCGCGGTTTCATCCGCAATCCGCGCTGGGTCTGGGATGCGGCCGACCAGCTCGGCGGTGAGCCATTCGTCCCACCCGAGTATCTGCGCGGCCGCAAATTAACGACGTAACGTTTGCGTTTCAAAACGGCGAATCGGGTTAGAATATCCTAGGGAGGGCCGATGATACCCCTAGGAGGGTGCGTGTCATGAAAGCACTATTCGCGTTTATCTTTCGCGCTGCACCGGCCGCGCACAATGATTCGCTCCGCGCCAATCAGTTCGACGACGCACCGCGGTTTAGCCCGTGGCGCGCAATGCTGCCCCACCTGTAAATCGGCCTTAGCCCGAAGGCCGGGAGGCGGTTCGGATTCAATCTAGGTGCGCAAGTGCGAAAGCTTGCGTATTGGGTTGCCGCGATGCTGATCGCAGGCGGAACACCCATCGCCGCCGCGGCGGCATCCCCGGCCCCCTCGCCCTCGCCGACGCCGGGCTTTTCCTTGCACGCGCAAGGCGCCGACGTCTTCGTTACGCAGTCGGCAGCGGGTCCGGGACTCTCGCCGCCGGAAGCGCCGGCGTTCATCGCCGGGCTCCCACTCTCACCGATGTCGCCGTACGACTGGTTCACCAGTGCCGCGCAAACACCGGGGACGGCCGGCGAACTGCAATACCTCATCGATGCCAACGAGCGCACGCGCGCGCTGACGCTTGATGCGCAAGTGCTGGTCGGCGCATACGGCGGTGACTTGAACAATCTCATGTATTGGGGTGAGCCCTGGGAAGGGCCGCTCGATCCGCACGAAGGCCACTCGCCGATCGACTACACGATCGATTTTCCGACACACGGCGGCGCGGGTATCGAAGGCGGCGCGGCGCAAGCGGTGCTGCCGTATGCTGCATCGCTCGGGAGCAACGACGGCGCTTGGAAACTCAGCGGCGGATATATCAACCTCACGCAGACCGATCTTTTCGTCTTCGATCCCGCTGCTGCGACCAACGTCACGCCGTCGATCGGCGTGCAGAACGCGGAAACGCTCGGGCCGGGCATGCCGAACCTCGATTCGTGGAGCGCGTCGCCTTCGACGCTCCCGATGCTCGGTGGGGATCTGGTCACGACGCACGGCCAATCGACGGTCGAACTCACCGACGCGCTCTTGCCCGTTTTGCAAGGCACGCAAGCACGCTTGGCGATGGGCTCGTACGTGCTCGATCGCGGCGACGGCGGGCGC from Candidatus Baltobacteraceae bacterium includes these protein-coding regions:
- a CDS encoding FMN-binding negative transcriptional regulator codes for the protein MTYRPPHVRADERAPLLDLIAGHPLATFITVAEGEPVVTYVPLLARVEDDAVILEGHIARANNQWRGGDGRGAALFRIADHYVSPTWYATKRINGRVVPTFDYVAVEARGRVRFIEDTGWLREFVARLTVAQETRAGSHWTIDEAPPDYLESQLKAIVGLEMRVEELTGLFKLNRHHPAENVAGVIAGLEKLGNPDALAIAAYMRADLDARES
- a CDS encoding DUF2630 family protein, yielding MEDQAIHQHIEDLVAEEHRLLARGEAGRLMPPERLRLEEVQVQLDRYYDLLRQRRARRDAGQDPDVVHMRSADTVEHYQQ
- a CDS encoding NADH:flavin oxidoreductase/NADH oxidase, whose translation is MSTLFSPIMLRDLTLENRIVVSPMCQYSSTDGNANDWHVVNLGHFALSGPGLVFFEATHVSREGRITDHDLGLYSDENEAAMARVIAFVRTWTKSKIGVQLAHAGRKGSTVPPWQGGGPASGEHAYQTVAPSALPYSNWPPPKALDDAGLQKIRNDFTAAAKRAQRLGLDVIELHFAHGYLAHEFLSPLSNRRTDAYGGSLENRMRFPLELFDSVRAAWPQRKPLGVRISASDWVAGGWDLEQSIVFVRELHKRGCDFVDASSGGLSPDQQIPLGPGYQVPFAEGIRKATGMTTFAVGMITQPAQAEEIVSTGQADCIVIARGFIRNPRWVWDAADQLGGEPFVPPEYLRGRKLTT
- a CDS encoding helix-turn-helix transcriptional regulator — its product is MALPNPIARLNEALRINLVVLRARAGLSQAALAKRSGVSRAIISELEQGRGDVRLTTLARVAQALGATVNELLEPWHPRPPTEDELARRAREDDFIDAETLLAAMDERTTTPRYSRRGRRPANPGAVR